In a genomic window of Bemisia tabaci chromosome 1, PGI_BMITA_v3:
- the LOC109035243 gene encoding uncharacterized protein gives MANSVGNDKTANKVALCSAVFAGFAYVGYSVVRTAFCRKLGQREGEGGYRQEHRLYFRRLSQTTQTDVLLGDLDLSGSKKIALRPFTVQERIRELNLRAKMFTDTVLAIQTNQSPHKSHSVHSARSLTASPWSSPRILSPVDVRHLLGSQSTENLTLIDIDTGVGSSLKRRWVRKSIRQKSPLPPPRAPSPKTLEKLKKTADKVLQEGADVGSVLDQLEHSNRTIDVNEAKTLVYLLHSTKDSVVEKVITTISNLSTFAANQNIFREVGCLSSLTSFLTHRNISVRLAALKALGNLALNADNQREMKDAIPILLSFVYKKQSNEELTHCALLTLSNVAVLNEWHEEFQPILHNLYNLLDTASPKVKVQALKLLINLSCNEEMIPSLLAAQAPKRLIYLLDGKTEDDILLRVVNLLVNLVRTARTYHLDPTLDLPPEEKAASPETMYAAIFGVNTQEKIRDKAFILSHKHSNEEIRAQASKLYDSLTC, from the exons GTTATCGGCAAGAACATCGATTGTACTTCAGGAGATTATCTCAGACCACACAGACTGATGTTTTGCTAGGGGACCTGGACCTCTCAGGATCAAAGAAGATTGCACTCAGACCATTCACTGTTCAGGAAAGAATCAGAGAATTGAATTTAAGAGCCAAAATGTTTACAGATACAGTACTAGCAATACAGACAAACCAGTCGCCTCACAAGTCTCACAGCGTTCATAGTGCACGAAGTTTGACG GCCTCACCTTGGAGCTCGCCCAGAATTCTTAGTCCAGTAGATGTTCGTCATCTCTTAGGGAGTCAATCAACAGAAAATCTAACTCTAATTGATATTGACACTGGCGTTGGATCATCATTGAAACGGCGGTGGGTAAGGAAATCAATCCgccaaaaatctccgctcccaccTCCCCGGGCCCCGAGTCCCAAAACCCTTGAAAAGCTGAAGAAAACTGCCGACAAAGTATTGCAAGAAGGTGCTGATGTGGGATCTGTTTTAGACCAACTAGAACACAGTAATAG gacTATCGATGTAAATGAAGCAAAAACGCTGGTTTATCTCCTTCATAGTACTAAAGATAGTGTTGTTGAAAAAGTTATCACTACTATTTCTAATTTAAGTACATTTGCTGCAAATCAG AACATTTTCCGAGAAGTAGGATGTTTGTCTAGTTTAACCAGTTTTCTAACACATCGGAATATTTCAGTAAGACTAGCAGCCTTAAAAGCTTTAGGCAATCTAGCACTCAATGCAGATAATCAACGAGAGATGAAG GATGCTATTCCGATCCTGctctcctttgtctataagaaGCAATCTAATGAGGAATTGACACATTGTGCCCTGCTCACTCTCAGCAACGTTGCCGTTTTGAATGAATGGCATGAAGAATTCCAACCCATCCTTCATAATTTGTACAATTTATTGGACACAGCTAGTCCTAAAGTCAAGGTCCAAGCCCTGAAGCTTCTCATCAATCTGTCTTGTAATGAAGAAATGATTCCTAGTCTCCTTGCTGCTcag GCTCCAAAACGGCTGATATATCTACTGGATGGAAAAACTGAAGATGATATTCTTCTGCGTGTCGTCAATCTGTTGGTAAATCTTGTGCGAACAGCCCGTACTTATCATCTAGATCCAACTCTGGACTTACCGCCAGAAGAAAAAGCTGCATCACCAGAAACAAT GTATGCTGCAATTTTCGGGGTGAATACTCAAGAAAAGATCCGTGACAAAGCATTCATACTGTCACATAAACACAGCAATGAAGAAATTCGGGCTCAAGCCTCAAAACTGTATGACTCACTGACATGTTAA